Proteins from a single region of Cyanobacterium stanieri LEGE 03274:
- a CDS encoding XisH family protein, whose amino-acid sequence MPKKDIYHDAVKNALIKDGWKITADPYKIKYKDAQLFADLALEKPILAEQNERKIIVEIKSFLSPSPMRDFEIALGQYILYKNIITLTAPEYKVYLAIKDDVYENFFKRESIRDITQINKLLLVVVDMEREEILQWID is encoded by the coding sequence ATGCCAAAAAAAGATATTTACCATGATGCCGTCAAAAATGCCTTAATAAAAGATGGTTGGAAAATCACGGCAGATCCTTACAAAATTAAATATAAAGATGCTCAATTATTCGCTGATTTAGCATTGGAAAAACCTATTCTTGCAGAACAAAATGAACGTAAAATTATTGTTGAAATAAAGAGTTTCTTAAGTCCTTCACCCATGAGAGATTTTGAAATCGCTTTAGGACAATATATTTTGTATAAAAACATAATCACTCTAACAGCACCTGAATATAAAGTTTATCTAGCTATTAAGGATGATGTTTATGAAAATTTTTTTAAAAGAGAGTCAATTAGAGATATTACTCAAATAAATAAATTACTATTGGTTGTTGTTGATATGGAACGGGAGGAAATCTTACAATGGATAGATTAG
- a CDS encoding XisI protein, translating into MDRLEKYRTSLKKILTGYHDWVSDSANLDQESCLVFDEVHDQYFWLFMGWEGKKKIRNIQVHIRIKNEKIYIEEDWTEEGIANELLTEGVPKEDIVLAFHDPETRKYTNFAIA; encoded by the coding sequence ATGGATAGATTAGAAAAGTATCGTACTTCTCTTAAAAAGATATTGACGGGATATCATGATTGGGTTTCTGACTCTGCTAATTTAGATCAGGAAAGTTGTCTTGTTTTTGATGAAGTACATGATCAATATTTTTGGCTTTTTATGGGGTGGGAAGGTAAGAAAAAAATCAGAAATATTCAAGTTCATATTCGTATTAAAAATGAGAAAATTTATATTGAGGAAGATTGGACAGAAGAAGGTATTGCTAACGAATTATTAACCGAAGGTGTACCAAAAGAGGATATAGTTTTAGCTTTTCATGATCCTGAAACTCGTAAATATACGAACTTTGCGATCGCTTAA
- a CDS encoding AIPR family protein produces the protein MADIDPVINTFIQEYLQDYELEPEKDYTDFEKFACYCVFSSFNRTGEEFDVSKVHTGKPRDTGLDGVGILIDNILVNSEEEADNVIGTTRRTFNLKFVFVQAKLESSFNFSVVEKTVNSVKDFFADYKGIEPLYSRSQELQEKALLANYILNKYHENRLSTEEKPECNVYYTTISYKTVDSTVTRKQSILTENLEQELNFLKRINFCFWGAENLEKLYKQTKRRVETIIQLKECVDLEVNGIEQAYMTVMSFSEFKKIILHQDHNKGIIDFIFYDNVRGFLGQDNPINEEIKKTLESNDKRHLFPILNNGVTLITEKLMPQKNKVYKLINYQIVNGCQTSHVLGLCKDIPDIENTTIPVKIIETDDENIRNAIIRATNSQTQVGKEFIAALSEFNPKLEEFYQTQTTRSDKPLYYERRPGQFFSQENVVQARIITIRSQIKAFMAMFLDEPHSVNYFDKSLIERIGKDIYVPSHYPIAYYASSWAFYQLNYFVKKSKITIDWEKKDIYTKAKYYILMIFKYLAIDNNKFCPSCGNRKEIDKYCQELISIVNNLEKSENIFKKSCELLIQNIFNYRENNKNIEFNKIFKQANFTDFILTQMNIENKNLSKDRQKDIANQQGVIPFY, from the coding sequence ATGGCAGACATCGATCCCGTTATCAATACATTTATTCAAGAATACTTACAAGACTATGAATTAGAACCAGAAAAGGATTATACAGATTTTGAAAAATTTGCCTGTTATTGTGTTTTTTCTTCTTTTAATAGAACAGGAGAAGAATTTGATGTTTCTAAAGTTCATACGGGAAAACCTAGAGATACTGGCTTAGATGGTGTCGGTATTTTAATTGATAATATTCTAGTCAACTCTGAAGAAGAAGCTGATAACGTTATTGGTACAACAAGAAGAACTTTCAACTTAAAATTTGTTTTTGTACAAGCAAAGTTAGAAAGTAGTTTTAATTTCTCCGTTGTAGAAAAAACAGTTAATAGTGTCAAAGATTTTTTTGCTGATTACAAGGGAATTGAACCGCTATACTCCAGAAGCCAAGAATTACAAGAAAAAGCATTATTGGCAAATTATATACTCAATAAATACCACGAAAATAGGCTATCGACAGAAGAAAAACCAGAATGTAACGTTTATTATACTACTATTTCATATAAAACTGTTGATTCTACTGTAACCAGAAAACAATCGATTTTAACAGAGAATTTAGAACAAGAATTAAACTTTTTGAAACGAATTAATTTTTGTTTTTGGGGAGCTGAAAATTTAGAAAAACTATATAAACAAACTAAACGAAGAGTTGAAACAATTATCCAACTGAAAGAATGTGTTGATTTAGAAGTAAATGGAATAGAACAAGCATACATGACAGTTATGTCTTTTTCTGAGTTTAAAAAAATTATTCTTCATCAGGATCATAACAAAGGTATTATTGATTTTATTTTTTATGATAATGTAAGAGGTTTTTTGGGACAAGACAATCCAATCAATGAGGAAATTAAAAAGACTCTTGAATCTAATGATAAAAGACATTTATTCCCTATCCTCAATAATGGAGTTACGTTGATAACAGAAAAACTAATGCCCCAAAAGAATAAAGTTTATAAGCTCATTAATTATCAAATAGTCAATGGTTGCCAAACTAGCCATGTTCTTGGTCTTTGCAAAGATATTCCTGATATAGAGAATACAACGATTCCTGTAAAAATAATTGAAACTGATGACGAAAATATTCGAAACGCTATTATTAGGGCAACAAATTCTCAAACACAAGTAGGAAAAGAATTTATAGCAGCATTGTCTGAATTTAATCCCAAATTAGAAGAGTTTTATCAAACACAAACTACCCGATCTGACAAACCTCTTTATTATGAAAGAAGACCAGGGCAATTTTTCTCGCAAGAAAATGTTGTTCAGGCAAGAATAATCACAATTAGATCTCAAATAAAAGCATTCATGGCTATGTTTTTAGATGAGCCTCATAGCGTTAATTACTTTGATAAAAGTTTAATAGAGAGAATTGGAAAAGATATTTATGTTCCCTCTCATTATCCTATTGCATACTATGCAAGTTCTTGGGCTTTTTATCAACTTAATTATTTCGTTAAAAAATCAAAAATAACAATTGATTGGGAAAAAAAAGATATTTATACAAAAGCGAAATACTATATCTTAATGATTTTTAAATATCTAGCAATCGATAACAATAAATTTTGTCCCAGTTGTGGAAACAGAAAAGAAATAGATAAATATTGTCAAGAGTTAATAAGCATTGTTAATAATTTGGAAAAAAGCGAAAATATTTTCAAAAAAAGTTGTGAATTATTAATCCAAAATATTTTTAATTATCGTGAAAACAACAAAAATATTGAGTTTAATAAAATATTTAAACAGGCAAATTTTACTGATTTTATCCTAACCCAAATGAATATTGAAAATAAAAATTTATCAAAAGATAGACAGAAAGATATTGCTAATCAACAAGGAGTAATCCCTTTTTATTAG
- the ispG gene encoding (E)-4-hydroxy-3-methylbut-2-enyl-diphosphate synthase, with translation MQTIEQPIAPREDKLFDTTIHRRQTRAVKVGSVTIGGNNPVVVQSMINEDTLDIDGSVAGIRRLHEIGCEIVRVTVPSMAHARALAEIKQKLADTYQPVPLVADVHHNGMKIALEVAKHVDKVRINPGLYVFEKPKGDRTEYSQTEFEEIGAKIKETLEPLVISLRDQGKAMRIGVNHGSLAERMLFTYGDTPEGMVESALEFIRICESLDFKNLIISLKASRVPVMLSAYRLMVKKMDELGMSYPLHLGVTEAGDGEYGRIKSTAGIGTLLAEGIGDTIRVSLTEAPEKEIPVCYSILQALGLRKTMVEYVACPSCGRTLFNLEEVLHKVREATKHLTGLDIAVMGCIVNGPGEMADADYGYVGRQPGFISLYRGREEIRKVPEAEGVEQLIQLIKDDGKWVDP, from the coding sequence ATGCAAACTATAGAACAACCGATCGCCCCTAGGGAAGATAAACTATTTGATACCACCATTCACCGTCGCCAAACCCGTGCGGTAAAAGTTGGTAGCGTCACCATCGGCGGAAATAATCCCGTGGTTGTACAATCAATGATTAACGAAGATACTTTAGACATAGATGGCTCAGTAGCTGGTATTCGTCGTCTCCATGAGATTGGTTGCGAAATTGTACGGGTAACAGTGCCTAGTATGGCTCACGCTAGGGCTTTAGCTGAGATTAAACAAAAGTTAGCCGATACTTATCAACCAGTGCCTTTAGTGGCGGATGTTCATCATAATGGCATGAAAATTGCCCTAGAAGTTGCCAAGCACGTTGATAAAGTGAGAATTAATCCTGGTTTATATGTGTTTGAAAAGCCTAAGGGCGATCGCACTGAATATAGCCAAACAGAATTTGAAGAAATTGGGGCTAAAATTAAGGAAACTTTAGAACCTCTAGTAATATCCCTCCGAGATCAGGGAAAAGCCATGCGTATTGGTGTTAATCACGGTTCTCTAGCCGAGAGAATGTTATTTACCTACGGTGATACCCCAGAAGGAATGGTAGAATCAGCCCTGGAATTTATCAGGATTTGCGAATCCCTAGACTTTAAAAATCTGATTATCTCCCTCAAAGCCTCTCGAGTACCTGTAATGCTTTCTGCCTATCGTCTCATGGTTAAAAAAATGGATGAACTAGGCATGAGTTATCCCCTTCATCTTGGGGTTACCGAAGCAGGAGACGGGGAATATGGCAGAATCAAATCCACCGCAGGAATCGGCACATTATTAGCAGAAGGCATCGGCGACACTATTCGGGTATCCCTCACCGAAGCCCCTGAAAAAGAAATCCCTGTTTGTTATAGCATCTTACAAGCCCTTGGATTGCGCAAAACCATGGTGGAATACGTTGCTTGTCCATCCTGTGGTAGAACTTTGTTTAACCTAGAAGAAGTATTACACAAAGTCAGGGAAGCCACAAAACACCTCACGGGGTTAGATATTGCCGTTATGGGTTGCATCGTTAACGGGCCAGGGGAAATGGCCGATGCGGATTATGGTTATGTGGGCAGACAACCCGGGTTTATTTCTCTTTATCGTGGACGGGAGGAAATTAGAAAAGTACCCGAAGCAGAAGGGGTTGAACAACTGATTCAACTAATTAAAGATGATGGTAAATGGGTTGATCCTTAA
- a CDS encoding PAS domain-containing hybrid sensor histidine kinase/response regulator, with translation MNVEESSKKNNFLKDTTYNLEQFFSLASDLLCITDLEGNFLELNSLWQEILGYSPEELKGRCFADLVHHQDLESSFATLSTLKNDQKINHFENRCRHKNGTYYYLEWKAQIHDGLIYALARDITQKKQREARVEKEKNFSNSVITNLPDGFMVLSASGELLEVNPAFCEMTGFTRPELLGTFPPFDYWASENIDLCEKVFNPLNIHLNNKNIEVIFKHKKGHYIPILVSCYTINNPDDNVLFLCATIKNISQIKNAEIELNLTKDFLEQTSRLARVGGWEVNLDSDTVKWTDMTKIIHELPLDFQPTLEDAINFYREGESRDVVTKAVEGAIIRGESSAFEVQLVTATGKEIWVKAIIESDFRDGKCHRLYGSFQDIDEEKKNQIALAKKTAEFNQLVSLIPLGIYKLTEDFRFIYVSSVWADLNNLKAEDVVKDSKIALSIIHPEDRDLFLAKSAEAIASRTNFDETVRMIIDGKVRWMQIKSKAQQDENGNWFWFGTQTDVTENQIAQRELLSTKQQLQSILGSLNEVVWSISYPDQQVLYITPSAEDLYEMPLSEWLKDLSHWHQFIHPEDKQQMQVTLQQLETQGYYNTEYRIITATGKVKWVSNKGKYIKNDAGEIIRIDGIVTDITENQLTKIALAHSENQIKNLIANMSGVAYQCLNDRNYTTLFISEEIQRLTGYQPQDFIDNHVNLYDVIHPRYRKRVSKKINQGVKNKTSYELEYPMLTTHGKLIWVSEKGKGIYDDQGKLLYLEGVIFDITRQKVTKSKIQKANQELQEKEKMLFAISLATKELLVNDDVESAIALSLKILCDAMGTDQAYYFTVKQGENEPICSHQYEYYADGRLPVIQNPQLINIPISLFPPAAQALLAGKPFQTSSDDIEDDIAFKSIIKEQNIKSFIYIPIFYQETFVGFIGFDDTHQTRKWTDGETALLQSFTDTIASAMERKSLEENLSLAKQQAELANRAKSEFLANMSHEIRTPLNGVIGFSELLLQTNLDATQKKYLHLVNQSGNILLDLINDILDFSKIEAGRLELSHQKTDIWNLASEVVDIIRLKVAHKDIEILLNISPELPRFAWLDEIRVKQILINLLGNAVKFTEKGEIEVKITLQNTIDIKNNQRLTPSKKDQDLTFNLEFSVRDTGMGISPEKQEKIFQAFAQEDNSITRKYGGTGLGLTISNKLLALMNSQLHLESEVGKGSRFFFNLSLKTQMGEEIEYEALSDIKRLLIVDDNVNNCEILRQMLLRKNIVCDVVYDCVSAQQILKNNPGVYEGAIIDYSLPDSNGLDLIRIIRCGFDIDASRLPIILLHSVANDQDINLACEELSIQSQHNKPISIDQLYYTLAHLKVKNSDGVQMVVDNSLTNENEAMVDRLTILIAEDNSVNLTLTKVLVKRAIAHSTIITAKNGQEAIEKYITHQPDLILMDIQMPVMSGYEATTIIRATEENKYTPIIALTAGTIKGEKERCLEAGMDDYLSKPIVLEEFNRIIRQYVTMV, from the coding sequence ATGAACGTTGAGGAATCAAGCAAAAAAAACAATTTTCTAAAAGACACAACCTATAATTTAGAACAATTTTTTTCCTTAGCGTCCGACTTGTTATGTATTACTGATTTAGAAGGTAATTTTTTAGAATTAAATAGCCTATGGCAAGAAATATTAGGTTATTCCCCTGAAGAATTAAAAGGGCGTTGTTTTGCTGATTTAGTTCATCATCAGGATTTAGAAAGTAGTTTTGCTACTCTCTCAACTCTCAAAAATGACCAAAAAATTAACCATTTTGAAAATCGATGTCGTCATAAAAATGGTACTTATTATTATTTAGAATGGAAAGCTCAAATCCATGATGGTTTAATTTATGCCCTAGCAAGGGATATTACCCAAAAAAAACAAAGGGAAGCAAGGGTTGAAAAGGAAAAAAACTTTTCTAATTCGGTAATTACCAATCTTCCCGATGGCTTCATGGTTTTATCTGCCTCTGGAGAATTATTGGAGGTTAACCCCGCTTTTTGTGAAATGACGGGATTTACTCGCCCAGAATTACTGGGAACATTTCCCCCTTTTGACTATTGGGCTTCAGAAAATATTGATTTGTGTGAAAAGGTTTTTAACCCTCTTAATATTCATCTTAATAATAAAAATATTGAAGTAATTTTTAAGCATAAAAAAGGTCATTATATTCCTATTTTAGTAAGTTGTTATACCATTAATAATCCCGATGATAATGTTTTATTTTTATGTGCTACTATTAAAAATATTAGTCAGATAAAAAATGCTGAAATTGAACTTAATTTAACTAAAGATTTTTTAGAACAAACAAGTCGTTTAGCAAGGGTTGGGGGTTGGGAGGTCAACTTAGATAGTGATACGGTAAAATGGACTGATATGACCAAAATTATCCATGAATTGCCCTTAGATTTTCAACCTACCCTTGAGGATGCCATCAATTTTTATCGGGAAGGAGAAAGTCGAGATGTGGTTACAAAGGCGGTAGAAGGAGCGATCATCCGTGGGGAATCTTCTGCTTTTGAGGTGCAGTTAGTGACGGCTACGGGGAAAGAAATTTGGGTAAAAGCAATTATCGAGTCTGATTTTAGGGATGGTAAATGTCATCGTCTTTATGGTTCTTTTCAAGACATTGATGAAGAGAAAAAAAATCAAATTGCTTTGGCAAAAAAGACAGCTGAATTTAATCAATTAGTTTCTTTGATTCCTTTGGGAATTTATAAATTAACGGAAGATTTTCGATTTATTTATGTAAGTTCTGTATGGGCTGATTTAAATAATTTAAAAGCAGAAGATGTGGTAAAAGATTCGAAAATTGCTCTTAGTATAATTCACCCTGAAGATCGAGATTTATTTTTGGCTAAAAGTGCTGAGGCGATCGCCTCTCGTACCAATTTTGATGAAACTGTGAGAATGATTATTGATGGTAAGGTGCGCTGGATGCAAATCAAATCTAAAGCTCAACAGGATGAAAATGGAAATTGGTTTTGGTTTGGCACTCAAACCGATGTGACGGAAAATCAAATTGCCCAACGGGAATTATTAAGCACCAAACAACAACTACAAAGTATTTTAGGCTCTCTTAATGAAGTAGTATGGTCCATAAGTTATCCTGATCAACAAGTATTATACATTACCCCCTCGGCGGAAGATTTGTATGAAATGCCCTTGTCAGAGTGGTTAAAAGATTTATCCCATTGGCATCAGTTTATTCACCCCGAAGATAAACAACAAATGCAAGTCACCCTTCAACAACTAGAAACCCAAGGATATTACAACACAGAATATCGTATTATTACTGCCACAGGTAAAGTAAAATGGGTTTCTAATAAGGGAAAATATATCAAAAATGATGCAGGGGAAATTATTAGGATAGATGGTATCGTCACCGATATCACCGAAAATCAGTTAACTAAAATTGCCCTTGCCCATAGTGAAAATCAAATTAAAAATCTCATTGCCAATATGTCGGGAGTCGCTTATCAATGTCTTAATGATCGTAACTATACTACTTTATTTATTAGTGAAGAAATTCAAAGACTCACAGGTTATCAACCCCAAGATTTTATCGATAATCATGTTAATTTATATGATGTTATTCATCCTAGATATAGAAAACGGGTATCAAAGAAAATTAATCAAGGGGTAAAAAATAAAACTAGCTATGAGTTAGAATATCCCATGCTAACCACCCACGGGAAGTTAATTTGGGTTTCAGAAAAAGGTAAAGGTATTTATGATGATCAAGGAAAATTACTTTATTTAGAAGGAGTTATCTTTGATATTACCCGTCAAAAAGTGACTAAGAGTAAAATTCAAAAAGCTAATCAAGAATTACAAGAAAAAGAAAAAATGCTTTTTGCCATTTCCTTGGCGACGAAGGAATTATTAGTTAATGATGATGTGGAAAGTGCGATCGCCCTTAGCCTGAAAATATTATGTGATGCCATGGGAACAGATCAAGCATACTACTTTACCGTTAAACAAGGGGAAAACGAGCCCATATGTAGTCATCAATACGAATACTACGCCGATGGCAGACTCCCCGTCATCCAAAATCCACAATTAATTAACATTCCCATCTCCCTATTTCCCCCCGCCGCCCAAGCCCTCTTAGCAGGAAAACCCTTTCAAACATCTAGCGATGACATAGAAGACGACATCGCTTTTAAATCCATTATTAAAGAACAAAATATTAAATCATTTATTTATATTCCCATCTTTTATCAAGAAACATTTGTGGGCTTTATTGGCTTTGATGATACCCACCAAACCAGAAAATGGACTGATGGAGAAACAGCCCTCCTACAAAGTTTCACCGACACCATCGCCAGCGCCATGGAAAGAAAAAGCCTTGAGGAAAATTTAAGTTTAGCTAAACAACAAGCCGAATTAGCCAATCGAGCAAAATCAGAATTTCTAGCCAACATGAGTCATGAAATTCGTACCCCCTTAAATGGTGTCATCGGTTTTTCAGAATTACTATTACAAACCAACCTCGATGCCACCCAAAAAAAATATCTTCATCTTGTCAATCAATCGGGGAATATTCTTCTTGACTTAATTAATGATATTCTTGATTTTTCCAAAATAGAAGCGGGAAGACTAGAACTTTCCCATCAAAAAACCGATATTTGGAATCTTGCTTCCGAGGTTGTGGACATCATTCGCCTTAAGGTTGCCCATAAAGACATTGAAATTCTCTTAAACATTTCCCCAGAATTACCCCGTTTTGCTTGGTTAGATGAAATTCGGGTTAAACAAATTTTAATTAATCTCCTTGGCAATGCGGTTAAATTTACGGAAAAAGGGGAAATCGAAGTAAAAATCACCCTCCAAAATACCATTGACATTAAAAATAATCAAAGATTAACCCCCTCAAAAAAAGATCAGGATTTAACATTTAATCTTGAATTTTCCGTTAGGGATACGGGTATGGGTATTAGCCCAGAAAAACAAGAAAAAATCTTCCAAGCCTTTGCCCAAGAGGATAATTCCATTACTCGTAAATATGGAGGCACTGGTTTAGGGTTAACTATTTCTAATAAGTTATTGGCTTTGATGAATAGTCAATTGCATTTAGAAAGTGAAGTCGGTAAGGGTAGTCGTTTCTTTTTTAATCTTTCTTTGAAAACTCAAATGGGGGAAGAAATTGAATACGAGGCTTTGAGTGATATTAAACGGCTGTTGATTGTGGATGATAACGTTAATAATTGTGAGATTCTCAGACAGATGTTACTTAGAAAAAATATTGTCTGTGATGTAGTTTATGATTGTGTTTCAGCTCAACAAATTCTTAAAAATAATCCGGGGGTGTATGAGGGGGCAATTATTGATTATAGTTTGCCTGATAGTAATGGTTTGGATTTAATTCGCATTATTCGTTGTGGTTTTGATATTGATGCTAGTCGTTTACCGATAATTTTGTTACATAGTGTAGCTAATGATCAAGATATTAATTTGGCTTGTGAGGAGTTAAGTATTCAAAGTCAACATAATAAACCTATTAGTATCGATCAACTATACTATACCTTGGCTCATCTAAAGGTTAAGAACTCGGATGGGGTGCAAATGGTGGTGGATAATAGTTTGACTAATGAAAATGAAGCAATGGTTGATCGTCTTACTATTTTAATTGCTGAGGATAATAGTGTTAATTTAACTTTAACAAAGGTTTTGGTTAAAAGGGCGATCGCACATAGTACCATTATCACCGCTAAAAACGGACAAGAGGCGATCGAAAAATATATCACCCATCAACCCGACTTAATCTTAATGGATATTCAAATGCCCGTGATGAGTGGTTATGAAGCAACTACCATCATTAGAGCCACCGAAGAAAATAAATATACTCCCATTATCGCCCTCACCGCAGGTACAATCAAAGGGGAAAAAGAGCGTTGCTTGGAAGCAGGAATGGATGATTATTTAAGTAAACCCATTGTTTTGGAAGAATTTAACCGCATTATCCGTCAATATGTAACTATGGTGTGA
- the ruvX gene encoding Holliday junction resolvase RuvX, with translation MKKLSALGLDIGLRRIGVAGCDGLGLIATELTTIERSSFNDDVVKFKEIIEQREVTILVVGVPYNREGEIGFQAKQVMKYAQRLAHHLQLELEFVDERFTSVEAEEQLRSSKKYSRQNKGLIDKRAAAIILQLWLDGR, from the coding sequence ATGAAAAAATTATCAGCCCTAGGTTTAGATATAGGATTAAGAAGAATTGGCGTGGCAGGATGCGATGGTTTAGGTTTAATTGCCACAGAATTAACTACCATTGAACGTAGTTCATTTAATGATGATGTTGTTAAATTTAAAGAAATTATTGAACAAAGAGAAGTAACAATTTTGGTAGTAGGCGTACCTTACAACCGAGAAGGAGAGATAGGGTTTCAAGCAAAACAAGTAATGAAATATGCTCAAAGATTAGCCCATCATCTTCAATTAGAGTTAGAATTTGTGGACGAGAGATTTACTTCTGTAGAAGCGGAAGAACAATTAAGAAGTAGTAAAAAGTATTCTCGACAAAATAAGGGTTTAATCGATAAACGAGCCGCCGCTATTATTTTACAACTTTGGCTCGATGGTAGGTAG
- the trmB gene encoding tRNA (guanosine(46)-N7)-methyltransferase TrmB — protein sequence MARVRVRQHVNPLSNKYQQSLSLPDWSQIYSNLSLPLHLDIGCARGRFLLEMAPQNPDINFLGFEIREPLVIEANQLRDEENLTNLHYLFANINNSLEDILNSLPADKIELVMVQFPDPWFKKKHHKRRVIQPETVATLAKFLKSGSQIFLQSDIKEVAEEMCDRFLDNCHFKPLKPEIWLTENPIGVMTEREIATLNKGEPVYRTMLVRE from the coding sequence GTGGCTAGAGTCAGAGTTCGTCAACACGTTAACCCATTAAGTAATAAGTATCAACAATCTCTTTCTTTGCCCGATTGGAGTCAAATATATTCTAATCTATCTCTTCCCCTTCATCTTGATATTGGTTGTGCAAGGGGGCGTTTTTTGTTGGAAATGGCACCCCAAAATCCTGATATAAACTTTTTAGGTTTTGAAATTCGAGAGCCTTTGGTCATAGAAGCGAATCAATTACGAGATGAAGAAAATTTAACTAATTTGCATTATCTTTTTGCTAATATTAATAATTCTTTGGAAGATATTTTAAACTCTTTACCCGCTGATAAAATTGAGTTGGTAATGGTACAATTTCCCGATCCTTGGTTTAAGAAAAAACACCATAAAAGAAGGGTAATTCAGCCTGAAACGGTGGCTACTTTGGCAAAATTTTTAAAATCTGGTAGTCAAATTTTCTTGCAATCTGATATAAAAGAAGTAGCCGAGGAAATGTGCGATCGCTTCTTAGACAATTGCCATTTTAAACCTTTAAAACCAGAAATCTGGCTTACAGAAAATCCCATCGGTGTCATGACAGAAAGGGAAATTGCTACCCTTAATAAAGGTGAACCTGTTTATCGTACTATGTTGGTTAGGGAATAG
- a CDS encoding metallophosphoesterase family protein — protein MNIRFAVASDLHIALPETIEDKPNRFHLTQFSISAFDTVLAHLNNLDLDFLLLPGDLTQDGEPENHRWLQEKLTSLPYPVYVIPGNHDIPSLKGNEKQIPSDKFPYFYQDCGYQNYTETLDYTCEIAPNLQLVALNSNHFDENGQQQGLLQPSQLQWLEETLGKLKDKLVLLMVHHNVIEHLPQQSKHPLGRRYMLDNPLDLLDILDRYEVKLIFTGHLHIQDISQYKDIYEVTTGSLITYPSPYRIIELNRHHGGINTVKINSYQVTDLPEKEKYDQFCREWMGDRSYPFIMKLLTTPPLNLPEKEASQYAPPMKYFWADIAKGDSELNYPQLPPKINQHFQCFGVDVIDGKPQFRDNNTTIQIK, from the coding sequence ATGAATATTCGTTTTGCCGTTGCCTCTGATTTACATATAGCCCTACCAGAAACCATCGAAGACAAACCGAATCGTTTTCATTTGACCCAATTTAGCATATCAGCCTTTGACACTGTCTTAGCACATTTAAACAATCTTGATCTCGATTTTTTGCTTTTACCAGGGGATTTAACCCAAGATGGTGAGCCTGAAAATCATCGTTGGTTACAGGAAAAACTAACTTCCTTACCCTACCCTGTCTATGTGATTCCAGGTAACCATGATATTCCTAGTCTAAAGGGTAATGAGAAACAAATTCCCTCGGATAAATTTCCCTATTTTTATCAAGATTGCGGTTATCAAAATTATACGGAAACCCTCGACTATACCTGCGAAATTGCCCCAAATCTTCAGTTAGTTGCTCTCAATTCCAATCATTTTGATGAAAATGGACAACAACAGGGATTACTGCAACCATCTCAACTACAGTGGTTAGAAGAAACCCTTGGGAAGTTAAAGGACAAATTAGTATTGTTGATGGTACATCATAACGTCATCGAGCATTTACCCCAACAGTCAAAACATCCCCTAGGACGTAGGTATATGTTAGATAATCCTTTAGATTTATTAGATATTTTAGATAGGTATGAAGTCAAGTTAATTTTTACAGGACATCTCCACATTCAAGATATTAGCCAATATAAGGACATTTATGAAGTCACTACGGGGTCTTTAATTACCTATCCGAGTCCGTACCGCATCATCGAATTAAACCGCCATCATGGGGGAATAAATACCGTTAAAATTAATAGTTATCAAGTAACTGATTTACCAGAAAAAGAAAAATATGACCAATTTTGTCGGGAGTGGATGGGCGATCGCTCTTACCCATTTATAATGAAATTATTAACCACCCCTCCCCTCAACCTCCCAGAAAAAGAAGCCAGTCAATATGCCCCCCCCATGAAATATTTTTGGGCAGACATAGCCAAGGGAGACAGTGAGTTAAATTATCCCCAACTTCCCCCCAAAATCAATCAACACTTTCAATGCTTTGGGGTAGATGTCATCGATGGCAAACCCCAGTTTAGAGATAATAACACCACCATTCAGATAAAATAA